In the genome of Populus nigra chromosome 9, ddPopNigr1.1, whole genome shotgun sequence, one region contains:
- the LOC133702902 gene encoding stigma-specific STIG1-like protein 1 yields the protein MQLVKIIFIVAITTAFSIALTMKSVVEVEEKPPYEHSIDTSTTLSQGLSMHDEKKLMPSKRLSRFLTEEKNPRAADHCYKDNEICHIQQGKNHKCCSNKCMDLNTDKHNCGSCKRKCKYTEDCCRGECVLLSLDKRHCGKCNNRCQDGEFCVYGMCNYP from the coding sequence ATGCAACTCGTCAAGATAATCTTCATTGTAGCTATAACGACGGCTTTCTCTATCGCTCTCACAATGAAAAGTGTTGTCGAAGTTGAAGAGAAACCACCATATGAGCATAGTATTGATACATCAACGACATTGTCACAAGGGCTTAGCATGCATGATGAGAAGAAGCTAATGCCTTCAAAAAGGTTGAGTCGGTTCCtcacagaagaaaaaaaccctagagCAGCTGACCACTGCTACAAAGACAATGAAATATGCCATATTCAGCAGGGTAAAAACCATAAATGCTGCAGCAACAAGTGCATGGACTTAAATACAGACAAACACAACTGCGGTTCATGCAAGAGAAAGTGTAAATACACAGAAGATTGTTGCAGAGGAGAGTGTGTACTGCTTTCTCTTGATAAGAGGCACTGCGGGAAGTGCAACAACCGGTGCCAGGACGGAGAATTTTGCGTCTATGGAATGTGTAATTATCCATAA